The following coding sequences are from one Shewanella violacea DSS12 window:
- a CDS encoding Nif3-like dinuclear metal center hexameric protein yields MTRNELAEYLSSFLQVGKFKDYAPNGLQVEGREEIKKIVTGVTACQALIDKAIALNADALLVHHGFFWKGEREVITGMKQRRIKALLTHNINLFGYHLPLDAHPMLGNNAELGRKLDISAAESVEGIAQGLIWQGRLDTPVSAGDFAASISGVLNREALHIGDSAAQIQSIAWCTGGAQDYIDDAASLGVDAFISGEVSERTFHSALELGIHYFAAGHHATERYGIQALGEHLAREFDIEHVYVDIDNPV; encoded by the coding sequence ATGACACGTAACGAGTTAGCTGAATATCTTTCGAGTTTTTTACAAGTGGGTAAGTTTAAAGATTATGCGCCTAATGGTCTGCAAGTTGAGGGACGAGAAGAGATAAAAAAAATCGTTACCGGCGTCACAGCCTGTCAGGCGTTGATCGATAAAGCCATCGCACTGAATGCCGATGCGCTGTTGGTGCACCACGGATTCTTCTGGAAGGGAGAGAGAGAGGTGATAACTGGCATGAAGCAGAGACGGATCAAGGCATTACTCACCCATAATATTAATCTTTTTGGTTACCACCTTCCGCTAGATGCGCACCCTATGCTAGGAAACAATGCTGAGCTGGGGCGAAAGTTAGATATATCAGCCGCCGAGTCTGTGGAAGGGATAGCTCAAGGGTTAATTTGGCAAGGACGTCTAGATACGCCTGTCTCTGCTGGCGATTTTGCTGCCAGTATCAGTGGTGTACTTAACAGAGAGGCACTGCATATTGGCGATTCAGCTGCCCAAATACAGAGTATTGCCTGGTGTACCGGCGGGGCTCAGGATTATATCGACGATGCGGCGAGCTTAGGTGTCGATGCATTTATTAGTGGTGAAGTGTCGGAGCGCACCTTTCATAGCGCCCTTGAGCTAGGTATACACTATTTTGCGGCGGGTCATCATGCCACAGAAAGGTATGGTATCCAGGCCCTTGGTGAACACCTTGCGCGGGAATTCGATATCGAACATGTGTATGTCGATATCGACAATCCTGTTTAG
- a CDS encoding Type 1 glutamine amidotransferase-like domain-containing protein encodes MKLALVSDPNTENGLGGIKYLLDAIGSSPKRVGYIASQPDPARDYYISTQQMYAKLGDRLDCYLELEEGFNEASLKQLLTCDAIHLSGGDTYRFLKWLKFRDLLPLLNQYVTNGGALIGVSAGAMIMTPSIDTAILCGDTNQVGLMELSSLSLVPFHFVPHIALVEKTSAVARELAVIPADLSQVYFCGDNASVLIIDGELVEIGEPFHWEMN; translated from the coding sequence ATGAAGTTGGCATTAGTTAGCGATCCTAATACTGAAAATGGTCTTGGCGGAATAAAATATTTGCTGGATGCAATTGGCTCAAGCCCTAAGCGAGTCGGTTATATAGCGTCACAGCCTGATCCTGCCAGAGACTACTACATATCGACTCAGCAAATGTACGCCAAGCTGGGCGATAGACTCGATTGTTATCTTGAGCTTGAAGAAGGCTTCAATGAAGCCAGCTTAAAACAATTGTTAACCTGTGATGCGATTCACTTATCCGGAGGTGATACCTATCGCTTCCTCAAGTGGCTTAAATTTCGTGATTTACTCCCTTTGCTTAATCAATATGTGACAAATGGTGGAGCACTAATTGGCGTCAGTGCCGGGGCCATGATCATGACGCCATCAATCGATACAGCGATTTTATGTGGCGATACAAATCAAGTTGGCTTAATGGAGCTGTCGAGCTTATCCCTGGTACCATTTCATTTCGTTCCCCATATAGCGCTAGTTGAAAAAACATCTGCAGTGGCAAGGGAATTAGCCGTCATTCCTGCTGACTTATCACAAGTGTATTTTTGTGGTGATAATGCCAGCGTGCTCATTATTGATGGAGAGCTAGTTGAAATTGGTGAGCCATTTCATTGGGAAATGAATTAG
- a CDS encoding serine hydrolase domain-containing protein, which produces MSNWSLPLLTLPLASLFFSTTSFAQSDYQTIGDSFNSQFHALLKKNKVPGGAFVIVDNDQILKMSAYGKRQKGGSLNVNTDTVFRLASVSKTFAGTLATMLVHEHKFEWNEPLRKYMPEFHLADPKVSEQVKLGHLIGQSTGLMPNSYDNILNANGKLEKIIPKFEKLSLMCSPGTCYSYQNIAFSFIQPVIEQQTGDSYANLVEKRIFEPLHMDTASIGMESFMATDNRASPHIKTRLGFRKVKVKPNYYQVEPAAGVNASISDLSKWLIANLGNSPKVLSPSLLADIQTPGVRTSKELRRREWKAYIHDAHYGKGWRVYDFEGETLIYHAGWVAGYVTEVAYSPRLKIGMAMLLNGESRVIAKLGASFWHSVIQQQAQIAMKKDTRVHAE; this is translated from the coding sequence ATGTCCAACTGGTCTTTACCTTTACTCACTCTTCCCCTTGCCAGCTTATTCTTTTCTACGACAAGTTTCGCCCAATCTGACTACCAGACTATCGGTGATAGTTTTAACTCGCAATTTCATGCTCTGTTGAAGAAAAACAAGGTGCCAGGTGGCGCTTTCGTTATTGTCGACAATGATCAAATATTAAAGATGAGCGCCTACGGCAAGCGTCAAAAAGGCGGCAGTCTCAATGTCAACACAGACACAGTATTTAGGCTCGCCTCGGTATCAAAAACCTTCGCGGGCACCTTAGCGACCATGCTGGTCCATGAACATAAATTTGAGTGGAATGAGCCACTACGCAAATATATGCCTGAGTTTCACCTCGCCGATCCTAAGGTCAGCGAGCAAGTCAAACTCGGCCACCTCATAGGACAAAGCACTGGCCTGATGCCGAACAGTTATGACAATATTCTCAATGCCAATGGTAAACTTGAGAAGATCATTCCTAAGTTCGAAAAACTCAGTCTTATGTGCTCACCGGGTACCTGTTATAGCTACCAGAATATTGCATTTTCTTTTATCCAACCTGTGATCGAACAGCAAACTGGAGACAGCTACGCTAATTTGGTGGAAAAACGCATCTTTGAGCCTCTGCATATGGACACGGCCTCTATTGGTATGGAAAGCTTTATGGCCACAGACAACCGCGCCAGCCCCCATATCAAGACACGTTTAGGTTTCAGAAAGGTCAAAGTAAAACCTAACTACTATCAAGTCGAGCCCGCCGCTGGAGTTAATGCGAGTATTAGCGATCTTTCTAAATGGTTAATCGCTAACCTGGGCAATAGCCCTAAGGTGTTATCCCCAAGTTTATTAGCGGATATTCAAACTCCGGGTGTGCGCACGAGTAAAGAGCTGCGCCGCCGGGAATGGAAAGCTTACATCCATGATGCGCATTACGGTAAAGGATGGCGGGTGTATGATTTCGAAGGAGAGACATTAATATATCATGCAGGTTGGGTTGCAGGTTATGTCACCGAAGTCGCCTATTCTCCTCGTCTTAAAATCGGCATGGCCATGTTACTCAATGGCGAGTCGAGAGTGATAGCAAAATTAGGCGCGAGTTTCTGGCATAGCGTCATTCAGCAACAAGCTCAAATTGCCATGAAGAAAGACACCAGAGTTCACGCCGAATAG
- a CDS encoding outer membrane lipoprotein: MALTVTFSLNVGAAYQRDQAVPVEKVLYGDLVSVRNITEKQLIEDQNQGWKTFGGALIGGVVGHQFGGGSGQDVATVLGALIGAGVGHRYGDSPYYHELKLVELMIKLEDGQQVMIIQDLDSGMIFNAGDEVRLVYLQGSVRVDIAM, translated from the coding sequence ATGGCTTTGACGGTAACATTTTCATTGAATGTGGGGGCCGCCTATCAAAGAGATCAAGCCGTTCCCGTAGAGAAAGTCCTCTATGGTGATCTGGTTTCGGTGAGAAATATCACCGAGAAACAACTCATTGAAGATCAAAATCAAGGATGGAAAACCTTTGGTGGAGCCTTGATCGGCGGAGTTGTCGGTCATCAATTTGGCGGTGGCAGCGGGCAAGATGTCGCGACTGTATTAGGTGCCTTGATTGGCGCAGGAGTGGGCCACAGATATGGTGACAGCCCATATTATCATGAGCTTAAACTCGTGGAACTCATGATTAAGCTGGAAGATGGTCAGCAGGTGATGATCATACAAGATCTTGATTCTGGGATGATATTTAATGCCGGAGATGAGGTGAGGCTAGTGTATCTTCAAGGAAGCGTTAGGGTTGATATTGCCATGTGA
- the infA gene encoding translation initiation factor IF-1, protein MAKEDNIEMQGTILETLPNTMFRVELENGHVVTAHISGKMRKNYIRILTGDKVTVQLTPYDLSKGRIVFRSR, encoded by the coding sequence ATGGCGAAAGAAGACAACATTGAGATGCAAGGTACGATCCTTGAAACCTTGCCGAACACAATGTTTCGTGTAGAGCTAGAGAACGGTCACGTTGTGACTGCACATATCTCAGGCAAAATGCGTAAAAACTACATCCGTATTTTGACGGGTGATAAAGTGACAGTACAGCTGACCCCTTACGATTTGAGCAAAGGTCGCATTGTCTTCCGTTCACGCTAA
- the pdsS gene encoding proteobacterial dedicated sortase system histidine kinase: MLYRLLDIRAKASMYAFLIVSETKNGIARYWAWLTEKLTKITPSSFYKIANRLTDLFLSLKHKLSKFNPPIGLRSKVAILSLFLLCLPWLCYQYVWEMEKYLRYGQEKTLEGTTQALATALHERPSLFDLQASFLTQVEQGRDLYAYPLAGAIQLDGKLNDWASYRHRSISYGENHQIFKRSADAPLTISFNHMVGKYAGFLYAFFEVTDPSVIYRGTNSLKIDVNDHLTIATLAPDGEFKRYIIATQREGWVSSYKLPQDPKKTMPVTPELKIQGKWVKTKVGYNIEIRMPLDMVGSKLGFAIYDVNDNKTRILDAIVGTSAIDDVKNLGTVLVPSPEIESIIKGMSHNSSRIWVVDKHGRVLAKSGDIRTSRSVWTQTVQEKTDDSFWGHFKRDYLHRFYYKILTTPPKDFIDSLQDSTVLEGSHIKNALAGKQGSTWRLTPDNKAVILAAASPIWIDDKVMGVVIAEETTHGIRTLRNKALEKLFNVILTIMSMGTLALFFFASSISSRIRKLRDETEEAIDSQGRIRKIIQGSEVRDEIGDLSRSFANIVGRLGQYTHYLENMSARLSHELRTPVAVVRSSLEHLSLQQLDPDTRKYVDRAEEGVSRLNMILNNMSEATRLEESLSQAEVDIFPLSKVISGCMQGYQLTYPDQEFQVCVTQDPLTMSGVPEYIAQLMDKLIANALEFSTDNTPITVTLTAKHRHAELTISNFGPLLPEKMAEQIFESMVSVRRQKAQDKPHLGLGLYIARLITDFHQGSIKARDLQTPATNSKSGAELVSSGVEILVSLPYIKS, encoded by the coding sequence GTGTTATATCGCCTTCTGGACATAAGAGCTAAAGCCTCTATGTATGCTTTCCTCATCGTTAGCGAGACTAAAAATGGCATAGCTAGATATTGGGCCTGGTTAACCGAAAAACTGACTAAGATAACCCCGAGCAGCTTCTATAAAATAGCTAACAGGCTGACCGACCTTTTTTTGAGCCTGAAACACAAGCTATCTAAATTTAATCCACCCATAGGCCTAAGATCCAAAGTCGCTATTTTATCTTTGTTTCTCCTTTGCCTTCCCTGGTTATGCTATCAATATGTGTGGGAGATGGAAAAATACCTAAGATACGGTCAAGAGAAAACACTCGAAGGCACCACACAGGCACTGGCTACTGCGCTACATGAACGCCCTAGCCTTTTTGACTTGCAAGCCAGTTTTCTTACTCAGGTAGAACAGGGACGCGATCTGTATGCATATCCTTTAGCCGGAGCCATTCAACTCGATGGTAAGCTGAACGACTGGGCCTCTTACCGCCACAGAAGCATCAGTTATGGCGAAAACCATCAGATCTTTAAACGTTCAGCCGACGCCCCATTAACCATTAGTTTCAATCATATGGTGGGGAAATATGCAGGTTTCCTCTACGCCTTCTTCGAAGTGACAGATCCAAGTGTGATCTATCGTGGCACTAACAGTCTCAAGATCGATGTCAACGACCACCTCACCATAGCCACATTGGCCCCCGATGGCGAATTCAAACGCTATATCATCGCCACCCAAAGAGAGGGTTGGGTGAGTTCATATAAGCTGCCCCAAGACCCTAAAAAAACGATGCCTGTGACTCCTGAGCTTAAAATTCAGGGAAAGTGGGTCAAAACCAAGGTCGGTTACAACATCGAGATACGCATGCCCTTGGATATGGTTGGTAGCAAACTGGGTTTCGCTATCTATGATGTCAATGATAACAAGACGCGCATTCTGGACGCCATTGTCGGTACGTCCGCTATCGATGATGTTAAAAATTTAGGGACTGTGCTGGTTCCTTCTCCAGAAATAGAAAGCATCATCAAGGGGATGAGCCATAACAGTTCGCGTATTTGGGTGGTCGATAAACATGGACGAGTATTAGCCAAGTCCGGTGACATTCGAACAAGTAGAAGTGTCTGGACCCAAACAGTCCAAGAAAAAACCGATGATTCGTTCTGGGGACATTTTAAGCGGGACTACCTGCATCGTTTCTATTATAAAATTTTAACCACACCACCTAAAGATTTTATCGACTCCCTGCAGGACTCAACAGTGCTCGAAGGTAGCCACATAAAAAATGCACTAGCCGGCAAACAAGGTTCCACCTGGCGCCTCACCCCGGACAATAAAGCCGTCATATTGGCAGCGGCCAGCCCTATCTGGATTGACGATAAGGTCATGGGTGTAGTCATCGCCGAAGAAACCACTCATGGCATCCGAACCCTGCGTAACAAGGCGCTGGAGAAATTATTTAACGTCATCTTGACTATCATGAGCATGGGCACCTTAGCCCTGTTCTTTTTCGCTTCCAGTATATCCAGCAGGATAAGAAAACTCAGGGATGAAACCGAAGAAGCCATCGACAGCCAAGGTAGGATTAGAAAAATCATTCAAGGCTCTGAAGTCAGAGATGAAATTGGCGATCTCTCTAGAAGTTTCGCCAACATTGTCGGCCGTCTGGGCCAATACACACATTATCTGGAGAATATGTCTGCACGCTTATCTCATGAATTGAGAACCCCAGTGGCCGTAGTGCGCTCTTCACTTGAGCATCTGAGCCTGCAACAATTAGATCCTGACACCCGAAAATATGTGGACCGGGCGGAAGAAGGCGTTAGCAGACTCAATATGATCCTCAATAATATGAGCGAAGCCACACGTCTGGAAGAGAGTTTATCTCAAGCGGAAGTAGACATATTTCCTCTGTCCAAGGTTATTTCGGGTTGTATGCAAGGTTATCAGCTCACCTATCCCGACCAGGAGTTTCAAGTCTGTGTCACACAAGACCCCTTAACCATGAGTGGTGTGCCCGAGTATATCGCTCAGCTTATGGATAAGCTGATTGCCAACGCGTTAGAATTCAGTACCGACAATACCCCCATCACAGTCACCTTAACGGCCAAGCACAGGCACGCAGAACTGACCATTTCGAACTTCGGTCCTCTATTACCTGAGAAAATGGCAGAGCAAATATTCGAATCTATGGTCTCAGTACGCCGACAGAAGGCCCAAGATAAGCCTCATTTAGGTTTAGGACTCTATATCGCTAGGCTTATCACTGATTTCCACCAAGGTTCCATCAAGGCAAGAGATCTACAGACGCCTGCCACAAACAGTAAATCTGGCGCAGAATTAGTCAGTTCAGGCGTAGAGATCTTGGTTTCATTGCCTTATATAAAATCATAG
- the aat gene encoding leucyl/phenylalanyl-tRNA--protein transferase, with amino-acid sequence MNSLSYLNHQFEQFPEPELALTDPNGLLAIGGDLQPERLLKAYYEGIFPWFNLDDPILWWSPDPRAVFVPGTMKVSRSLIKYLKKQTWTYSINRAFEEVIQGCAQPRVTQDGTWITTEIQQAYLALHNQGKVHSVEVWDNGMLIGGLYGVAIGQVFCGESMFHTQTNASKAAMLMLHQHLLSKGFKLIDAQVMNPHLVSLGASALKRKDFINLLKRFRDGDVSANTWLPTEVYIEL; translated from the coding sequence GTGAACTCACTGTCCTATTTAAATCATCAATTCGAACAGTTTCCAGAACCTGAACTGGCACTGACAGATCCCAACGGGCTATTAGCCATAGGGGGTGATCTGCAACCGGAGCGCTTACTCAAAGCTTATTATGAAGGCATTTTCCCTTGGTTTAATCTTGATGACCCTATCTTGTGGTGGTCACCGGACCCAAGAGCTGTATTTGTCCCTGGAACCATGAAAGTCAGTCGAAGTTTAATTAAATACCTTAAAAAACAAACCTGGACCTATAGCATAAACCGGGCTTTCGAAGAGGTAATACAAGGTTGTGCTCAGCCTAGAGTGACGCAAGATGGCACCTGGATCACCACAGAAATTCAGCAGGCTTACCTGGCACTGCATAATCAAGGAAAGGTCCACTCAGTAGAAGTGTGGGATAATGGCATGCTTATAGGAGGCTTATACGGTGTAGCCATAGGACAGGTCTTTTGTGGTGAATCTATGTTTCATACCCAAACCAATGCGTCTAAAGCGGCCATGTTAATGCTGCATCAGCACCTATTGAGTAAGGGTTTCAAGTTAATCGATGCACAGGTGATGAATCCTCATTTGGTTTCTTTAGGAGCAAGTGCATTAAAAAGAAAAGATTTTATCAACTTACTTAAGCGTTTCCGAGATGGCGATGTTTCTGCCAATACTTGGCTACCCACAGAGGTATATATTGAGCTCTAA
- the clpA gene encoding ATP-dependent Clp protease ATP-binding subunit ClpA yields the protein MLNKDLEVTLNLAFQQARDARHEYMTVEHLLLALIDNPAAQEALVACGSNLDKLREEVSGFIQQTTPIIADPDDDRETQPTLGFQRVLQRAVFHVQSSGRNEVTGANVLVAIFSEQESQAVYLLRNAEVTRLDVVNFISHGVSKSEGDSAANQERIEDHSEPEEEKSKLSQFADNLNERVEQGHIDPLIGRSEEIERAIQILCRRRKNNPLLVGEAGVGKTAIAEGLAYRIVKHEVPEVMSGVTVYSLDLGALLAGTKYRGDFEKRFKSLLKELENDDKAILFIDEIHTIIGAGAASGGVMDASNLLKPLLSGGRLKCMGSTTFQEYQSIFEKDRALARRFQKIDVNEPSVAETTKILRGLKSKYEEHHGVRYTMAALSVAAKLSDKHINDRHLPDKAIDVIDEAGARMAMQPASKRKKTIGQSEIEAIIAKIARIPEKSVSATDKDMLKNLERNLKMVVFGQDKAIESLSAAIRLSRSGLSGEGKPVGSFLFAGPTGVGKTEVTSQLAKCLGLNLIRFDMSEYMESHTVSRLIGAPPGYVGYDQGGLLTDAVIKNPHCVVLLDEIEKAHPDVYNLLLQVMDHGTLTDNNGRKADFRHVTLVMTTNAGVQETVRNSIGFKQQDHSLDALSEINKIFSPEFRNRLDEIIWFNHLDMTVIAKVVDKFLVELQAQLDDKSVTLHVSDEARTLLAEKGYDKSMGARPMARVVTEVIKRPLADQILFGDLEKGGEAHVDVVNNEIVITTDRVEKALS from the coding sequence ATGCTAAACAAAGATCTCGAAGTCACCTTAAACCTGGCGTTCCAGCAAGCCAGAGATGCGCGTCATGAGTACATGACCGTAGAACATTTATTGCTGGCCTTGATTGATAATCCAGCCGCTCAAGAGGCACTAGTCGCTTGCGGTTCGAATTTAGACAAGTTGAGAGAGGAGGTATCTGGCTTTATTCAACAAACCACGCCTATCATCGCCGATCCAGATGATGATAGAGAGACTCAACCTACATTAGGTTTCCAGAGAGTTCTCCAAAGGGCGGTGTTTCATGTCCAGTCTTCGGGCCGCAACGAAGTCACTGGCGCCAATGTACTTGTCGCTATTTTTAGTGAGCAGGAGTCTCAAGCGGTCTACCTATTACGCAATGCTGAAGTGACTCGTCTCGATGTGGTGAATTTTATTTCTCATGGCGTGTCTAAGAGCGAAGGCGACTCGGCCGCGAATCAAGAGCGAATCGAAGATCATAGTGAGCCCGAAGAGGAAAAAAGTAAGCTTTCTCAGTTTGCCGATAATCTCAATGAACGTGTAGAACAAGGGCATATCGATCCCCTTATTGGACGCAGTGAAGAGATTGAGCGTGCGATTCAGATCCTCTGTCGCCGAAGAAAGAACAATCCGCTACTGGTGGGTGAAGCCGGGGTGGGTAAGACGGCCATTGCCGAGGGACTTGCTTATCGTATCGTTAAGCATGAAGTACCGGAAGTGATGAGTGGTGTGACTGTTTACTCTTTGGATCTCGGCGCTTTGCTTGCCGGAACTAAGTACCGTGGTGACTTTGAGAAGCGCTTCAAGAGTCTGCTTAAAGAACTGGAAAATGATGATAAAGCGATCCTGTTTATCGATGAAATTCATACCATCATAGGAGCTGGCGCCGCATCGGGTGGTGTGATGGATGCATCTAACCTATTAAAGCCTTTATTGTCTGGGGGGCGGTTAAAATGCATGGGCTCGACCACGTTCCAGGAATATCAGAGTATTTTTGAGAAAGATCGTGCCTTAGCGCGACGTTTTCAAAAAATTGATGTGAATGAACCTTCTGTAGCCGAGACAACCAAAATATTACGCGGACTCAAGTCTAAGTATGAAGAGCATCATGGGGTGAGATACACCATGGCGGCCTTGAGTGTTGCGGCTAAATTGTCTGATAAACACATTAACGATCGTCATCTTCCCGATAAAGCCATCGATGTTATCGATGAAGCTGGTGCCCGAATGGCGATGCAGCCAGCGAGCAAGCGAAAGAAGACTATCGGTCAAAGTGAAATAGAAGCCATTATCGCTAAGATTGCCAGAATACCTGAGAAGTCCGTATCGGCCACTGACAAGGATATGCTGAAGAACCTAGAGCGTAACCTTAAGATGGTGGTATTTGGCCAAGATAAGGCGATTGAAAGCCTTAGCGCTGCGATTCGACTATCTCGAAGTGGGCTTAGTGGTGAAGGTAAGCCAGTTGGTAGCTTCTTGTTCGCCGGTCCCACAGGTGTAGGTAAAACCGAAGTGACCAGTCAATTAGCTAAATGCCTCGGGCTTAATCTGATTAGATTCGATATGTCCGAATATATGGAAAGCCATACTGTGTCTCGCCTAATCGGTGCACCTCCTGGCTATGTTGGCTATGATCAGGGCGGATTACTCACAGATGCTGTGATTAAAAACCCCCATTGTGTGGTGTTACTCGACGAGATTGAGAAGGCGCATCCCGATGTGTATAACTTGCTGCTGCAGGTGATGGATCACGGTACATTGACCGATAATAACGGTCGTAAAGCCGATTTCAGACATGTGACCTTGGTAATGACAACCAATGCGGGAGTACAGGAGACTGTGCGTAATTCCATTGGCTTTAAACAGCAAGATCATAGTTTAGATGCTCTGTCTGAGATTAATAAGATTTTCTCTCCAGAATTTAGAAACCGATTGGATGAGATTATCTGGTTCAATCATCTGGATATGACAGTGATCGCTAAGGTTGTCGATAAGTTCTTAGTGGAATTACAGGCTCAACTCGACGATAAATCCGTGACTCTGCATGTCAGTGATGAAGCGAGAACCCTATTGGCTGAGAAGGGCTATGACAAGTCTATGGGGGCAAGGCCTATGGCAAGGGTAGTGACTGAGGTTATTAAGCGACCGCTTGCGGATCAGATATTGTTCGGTGATCTAGAGAAAGGTGGTGAGGCACATGTCGACGTTGTTAATAACGAGATTGTGATCACAACCGATAGAGTAGAAAAAGCCTTGAGCTAA
- a CDS encoding arginyltransferase has protein sequence MSSKSQQVSVGITKTFPCSYLDTQMEQLLMLQEESIDINLFEQLLSLGFRRSGGTIYKPQCPHCNACLPIRIPSASFTPSRRQKRTLKNNRDLVWKIVDKQADYHYGLYEAYINQRHSDGPMYPASKEQYQHFIGSAWLDPVFIELWSEDKLVGVAVTDILPNSLSAIYSFFDPDEHKRSLGSLLILLQCRLAKLMKKDFVYLGYQIDESRKMNYKKDYTPYQILTESGWLQTPDE, from the coding sequence TTGAGCTCTAAATCACAACAAGTTTCAGTAGGGATAACCAAAACCTTTCCCTGTAGTTACCTCGACACTCAAATGGAGCAACTCCTGATGCTTCAGGAAGAGAGTATCGACATAAACTTGTTCGAACAGTTATTATCTCTGGGCTTTAGACGCAGTGGCGGCACCATTTATAAACCTCAATGTCCCCATTGCAACGCCTGCCTACCTATACGTATACCCAGTGCTAGCTTCACGCCTTCGAGACGACAAAAAAGAACACTGAAAAACAACCGAGATCTGGTGTGGAAAATAGTCGACAAACAAGCCGATTATCACTATGGCCTGTACGAAGCTTATATCAATCAAAGGCACAGCGATGGCCCCATGTACCCAGCTTCTAAAGAGCAATATCAACATTTCATTGGCTCAGCTTGGTTAGACCCAGTATTTATTGAACTCTGGAGCGAAGACAAGCTGGTCGGAGTGGCTGTCACCGACATTCTGCCTAACAGTTTATCCGCAATCTATAGCTTTTTTGATCCCGATGAACATAAACGTTCTCTTGGATCTTTGCTTATTTTGCTTCAATGTCGTTTGGCTAAATTGATGAAAAAAGATTTCGTTTATTTAGGCTATCAAATTGATGAATCAAGAAAGATGAACTATAAGAAAGACTACACTCCCTATCAAATATTAACCGAATCGGGATGGCTGCAAACACCTGATGAGTAA
- a CDS encoding cystathionine beta-lyase: MKKETKIISVGRDKKWTQGVINPPVFRASTMIFDTMEEMRFATKNRANGAMFYGRRGGPTHFAFQAAIAELEGGSGTALYPSGSAAISGALLSFLKSGDHLLMVDNVYEPTRDLCNKLLAGFGIETTYYDPMIGEGIAELIRPNTKVLFLESPGSVTMEIQDVPTLSAIAHQHDLVVMLDNTWASPINSRPFEMGVDISIQAATKYIVGHSDVMLGTATSNDTHWEQLRENSYLMGQCTSPDDVYLASRGLRTLGVRMQQHEKNALKVANWLATRPEVDHLRHPAFETCPGHEFFKRDFTGSNGLFSFVLKQGDLKSVTAFVENMDHFKMGFSWGGFESLILGVFGIDKLRTATSWDSSKPLIRLHIGLENADDLIADLEAGFERFNAVLNS; the protein is encoded by the coding sequence ATGAAAAAAGAAACCAAGATCATCAGCGTTGGACGTGACAAGAAATGGACTCAGGGTGTGATCAATCCGCCTGTATTTAGAGCATCGACCATGATCTTCGATACTATGGAAGAGATGCGTTTTGCCACCAAAAACCGGGCTAATGGCGCAATGTTTTATGGCAGACGTGGTGGCCCTACCCACTTTGCTTTTCAGGCGGCGATTGCCGAGCTGGAAGGTGGCAGCGGTACGGCACTCTACCCTTCTGGCTCAGCGGCCATTAGCGGTGCTTTGTTATCATTTTTAAAATCTGGCGACCACCTGTTGATGGTCGACAATGTCTATGAACCGACCCGAGATCTGTGCAACAAGCTACTGGCAGGTTTTGGCATAGAAACCACTTATTATGATCCCATGATTGGCGAAGGTATCGCGGAACTAATCAGACCTAACACCAAAGTCTTGTTTTTAGAGTCACCAGGTTCCGTCACCATGGAAATTCAAGATGTGCCGACTCTAAGCGCAATAGCGCATCAGCATGACTTGGTTGTCATGCTAGATAATACTTGGGCCTCACCGATAAATTCTCGCCCTTTCGAGATGGGCGTAGATATATCCATTCAAGCGGCGACTAAATATATTGTTGGCCACTCAGATGTGATGTTAGGCACTGCGACGTCGAACGACACGCACTGGGAACAGCTGAGGGAGAATAGTTATCTCATGGGACAGTGCACCTCTCCTGATGATGTCTATCTCGCCAGCCGAGGACTGAGAACCCTAGGCGTTCGTATGCAACAACATGAAAAAAATGCCTTGAAAGTGGCAAACTGGCTAGCGACTCGCCCGGAAGTCGATCACTTAAGACACCCAGCATTCGAGACCTGTCCCGGTCATGAATTTTTTAAACGAGATTTCACTGGCTCCAACGGCCTGTTCTCTTTCGTGTTAAAACAGGGGGACCTCAAGTCTGTTACCGCCTTTGTAGAAAACATGGATCACTTTAAGATGGGTTTCTCATGGGGCGGATTCGAGAGTCTGATCTTAGGCGTCTTCGGTATCGACAAGCTCAGAACAGCCACCAGCTGGGATAGCAGTAAACCTCTTATTCGACTGCACATAGGTCTGGAAAATGCGGATGATTTAATTGCCGATCTTGAAGCGGGTTTCGAGCGATTTAACGCAGTGCTTAACAGCTAA